A window of Pirellula sp. SH-Sr6A contains these coding sequences:
- the ltrA gene encoding group II intron reverse transcriptase/maturase has product MKNKEEPSIDLPRGNHSMPGDPSLPESVRMETAGSTVRTDDAATASIEKPALSLFPMSLMEALVENSNIELAWKNVKANRGASGPDGITITEFPAWFRPRWHAIRQQLLDGTCQPNPVRRVSIDKPDGGKRLLGIPNLVDRLIQQAIVQILTPLFDPSFSESSFGFRPKRSAHGAAKQVRRTIRRGYRYAVDMDLSKFFDRVGHDLLMSRVARKVHDKAMLQLIGRYLRAGVIVDGQLHATTEGTPQGGPASPLLANILLDDLDKELEQRGLRFVRYTDDFVIFTRSKRSAERVFESVHRYLTRKLHLVVNLEKSRIVSVDQLEYLGFIFTGLRATINVSAQSIHKFKHRIREITGRSRGISMAHRLKELARYVRGWMGYFALASQLKLFASLEQWIRRRIRCCYWKRWRRVRTRIRNLVALGGPRRQAIRHGKSRKGPWHMSKTIASGVGLTNAWLAAQGVLSMKTLWAELAHLR; this is encoded by the coding sequence ATGAAGAACAAGGAAGAGCCATCAATCGACTTGCCGCGAGGGAACCACTCCATGCCAGGAGATCCGAGTTTACCGGAATCCGTACGCATGGAGACCGCAGGTTCAACAGTCCGAACGGATGATGCCGCGACAGCGTCCATTGAGAAACCAGCCTTGAGTTTATTCCCAATGTCTCTCATGGAGGCATTAGTCGAAAACTCCAACATCGAACTGGCTTGGAAGAACGTGAAGGCGAACCGCGGGGCCTCTGGTCCCGACGGGATCACCATCACTGAATTCCCAGCTTGGTTTCGTCCCCGTTGGCATGCCATTCGACAACAGCTTCTCGATGGCACTTGTCAACCGAATCCGGTTCGACGAGTTTCCATCGACAAACCCGATGGCGGCAAACGGTTACTGGGTATCCCAAACCTAGTAGACCGGTTGATCCAACAAGCCATAGTACAAATCCTAACTCCGTTGTTCGATCCGAGCTTTTCGGAATCGAGCTTCGGCTTTCGACCGAAACGCTCTGCTCACGGAGCAGCCAAGCAAGTCCGACGCACCATTCGTCGCGGCTATCGTTACGCCGTGGATATGGATTTATCCAAATTCTTTGACCGCGTGGGGCATGATCTACTCATGTCTCGTGTGGCAAGAAAGGTCCATGACAAAGCGATGCTGCAACTGATTGGTCGTTACTTGCGAGCAGGCGTGATAGTCGATGGGCAACTTCATGCAACAACCGAAGGAACACCGCAAGGTGGCCCTGCTTCTCCCCTCCTGGCAAACATCCTCTTGGATGACTTGGATAAGGAACTAGAGCAACGGGGACTCCGCTTTGTTCGCTACACTGACGACTTCGTGATCTTCACGAGATCCAAGCGGAGCGCCGAACGGGTTTTCGAATCGGTACACCGTTATCTTACACGCAAGCTTCACCTAGTCGTTAACCTGGAAAAGAGCCGAATCGTGTCCGTAGATCAACTCGAGTACCTTGGATTTATCTTCACGGGACTTCGAGCCACGATCAACGTCTCAGCCCAATCCATTCACAAGTTCAAGCATCGTATTCGCGAGATCACTGGGCGCAGCCGAGGGATTTCGATGGCGCACCGCTTGAAAGAACTTGCACGTTATGTGCGCGGATGGATGGGTTACTTCGCCCTTGCCTCGCAACTGAAACTGTTCGCAAGCTTGGAACAGTGGATTCGCAGGCGCATTCGATGTTGTTACTGGAAACGTTGGCGACGAGTTCGCACGCGCATCCGAAACCTCGTTGCACTGGGGGGCCCGCGACGGCAAGCGATTCGACATGGTAAAAGCCGTAAAGGTCCTTGGCATATGTCGAAGACCATAGCGAGCGGTGTAGGACTAACGAATGCGTGGTTAGCGGCCCAAGGGGTTTTAAGCATGAAGACATTATGGGCAGAGCTTGCTCATCTTCGTTGA
- a CDS encoding IS110 family transposase: MLILALDLGKFKTMCCFFNTKTRKAEFQVAATERDYLAKVFASRKVDLVVMEACGPSGWINDLAISQGLKTLVCSTNEDAWKWSNVKRKTDKDDALKLARMASMNELKAVHMPSEKLREFRSLVKYRKTLDHRICKMKCAIRAWFVNHGITIDSGEKAWNTGRKRIDSFRKPLSECEDKELWRAELDIELTQLDALTAQHDLVVKKLEAIGKNDKRIGRIMTIPGVGPRTAEILVACIDDPHRFSSGREVSAYFGLVPRQYQSGETDRNGRITKRGNPLARTILVECAWASLRYNPWAKSIYERVCGKQRTRKKKAAVALARKIAVLAWALMRDDKDWDPKRMIDVTESFGRMSPTLKATLSEMKPKENSDQRKSRLRREARAIREAAAEKNAKARPVKTKAKTIAKSDKPRKTAATKSSAISKQTPTKPRRARKPVPAA, encoded by the coding sequence ATGTTGATTCTCGCTCTCGACCTCGGCAAATTCAAGACAATGTGCTGCTTTTTCAACACCAAAACACGCAAAGCTGAATTCCAAGTCGCTGCGACTGAACGCGATTATCTTGCCAAAGTCTTCGCGTCACGCAAAGTCGACCTTGTCGTCATGGAAGCTTGCGGCCCCTCCGGTTGGATCAATGACCTGGCCATCAGCCAGGGACTCAAAACTCTTGTTTGCTCAACCAACGAAGACGCTTGGAAGTGGTCCAACGTCAAACGCAAGACCGACAAAGACGATGCCCTCAAGCTCGCTCGAATGGCCTCGATGAACGAACTTAAGGCTGTGCACATGCCGTCTGAGAAACTTCGAGAATTCCGCTCCTTGGTCAAATATCGCAAGACGCTCGATCATCGCATCTGCAAGATGAAGTGTGCTATCCGCGCGTGGTTCGTTAATCATGGTATCACCATCGACTCGGGCGAGAAGGCCTGGAACACTGGCCGGAAGCGTATCGATTCATTCCGCAAGCCGCTATCGGAATGCGAAGACAAGGAACTGTGGCGAGCCGAACTTGATATCGAACTTACGCAGCTCGATGCACTCACCGCTCAGCATGACCTGGTGGTCAAGAAGCTTGAAGCAATCGGTAAGAACGATAAACGAATCGGACGTATCATGACGATCCCCGGCGTTGGACCAAGAACCGCTGAGATCTTGGTCGCTTGCATCGACGATCCGCATCGCTTCTCTAGCGGCCGCGAAGTGTCTGCCTATTTCGGGCTCGTACCACGCCAATATCAATCCGGTGAGACCGACCGAAACGGTCGCATTACCAAGCGAGGCAACCCATTAGCTCGAACCATCCTGGTCGAATGCGCATGGGCATCGCTGCGATACAATCCATGGGCCAAGTCCATCTACGAGCGAGTCTGCGGCAAGCAACGCACTCGCAAAAAGAAAGCTGCTGTGGCACTTGCCCGCAAGATAGCGGTCTTAGCCTGGGCACTGATGCGAGACGACAAAGACTGGGATCCGAAGCGCATGATTGACGTCACGGAGTCCTTCGGTCGCATGTCGCCTACCCTCAAAGCCACACTCTCCGAGATGAAGCCCAAGGAGAACAGTGACCAACGCAAGAGTCGCCTCCGACGCGAAGCTCGAGCCATTAGAGAGGCTGCGGCTGAGAAAAACGCCAAGGCCAGGCCGGTGAAAACCAAAGCCAAAACGATTGCAAAATCAGACAAGCCACGCAAGACAGCAGCAACCAAGTCTAGTGCAATTAGCAAACAAACACCAACCAAACCACGGCGAGCAAGAAAGCCCGTACCGGCTGCCTGA
- a CDS encoding Imm63 family immunity protein — MQTLSALKSSYLEIAQRLHAPIEYVRFAESPQHDGSPHIESNGNGFAYVITERGEEYERKTTTCEDDILYWLVRDLTREMATSFELEHRQANADSRRMFFQKHIELIGTIDRDWENRLKTEYDTVLEQHPFRDIMYEQ, encoded by the coding sequence ATGCAGACTCTTTCGGCATTGAAATCGTCGTACCTTGAGATTGCGCAACGGTTGCATGCGCCAATCGAATACGTGCGATTCGCCGAATCACCGCAACATGATGGCTCGCCACACATCGAGTCCAATGGGAACGGATTCGCGTATGTGATAACGGAACGTGGCGAGGAGTATGAACGGAAAACCACCACGTGCGAGGACGATATTCTCTACTGGCTTGTGCGCGACCTTACGCGGGAAATGGCAACAAGTTTTGAATTGGAACATCGACAAGCGAATGCGGATTCGCGTCGGATGTTCTTCCAAAAACACATTGAATTGATCGGTACTATCGATCGCGACTGGGAAAATCGGTTGAAAACCGAATACGACACAGTACTCGAACAACACCCGTTTCGTGATATAATGTACGAACAATGA